One window of Trinickia caryophylli genomic DNA carries:
- a CDS encoding ferritin-like domain-containing protein — MSMHTESRHEMPWRIEDIDLTRIDRQRAAANEDLLLLLCAASFIESGTDLYTSNLSEYFHGDPEVSAWLNNEWEPEELQHGRALKAYINHVWPEFDWDLAFRNFFDEYSKTCSIEAFEKTRALEMVARCVVETGTATLYRAINECSDEPVLKELTDHIRTDEVRHYKHFFRYFKKYNKIEGNGRLAVLGALMRRVLEIKSEDSEIALRHVFAIRYPERVQDAAYNRNRAARINTLVRRNLSADMCVKMLLKPLELPARIQPGVHYPLAKLTQHVFFR, encoded by the coding sequence ATGTCGATGCATACCGAATCAAGGCACGAGATGCCCTGGCGTATCGAGGATATCGATCTGACGAGGATCGACCGGCAGCGGGCCGCCGCGAATGAAGATCTGCTGCTGCTTTTGTGCGCGGCGTCGTTCATCGAAAGCGGCACAGACCTTTATACGAGCAATCTCAGCGAGTACTTCCACGGCGATCCCGAAGTCTCGGCGTGGCTCAACAACGAGTGGGAGCCCGAAGAGCTTCAGCACGGGCGCGCACTGAAGGCGTATATCAACCACGTCTGGCCCGAGTTCGACTGGGATCTGGCATTTCGTAATTTCTTCGACGAGTATTCGAAAACATGCTCGATCGAGGCATTCGAAAAAACGCGCGCGCTCGAGATGGTGGCCCGCTGTGTCGTGGAAACGGGCACAGCCACGCTTTATCGTGCGATCAACGAATGCTCCGACGAGCCGGTACTGAAAGAGCTCACCGATCACATTCGTACCGACGAAGTCCGTCATTACAAGCATTTTTTTCGCTACTTCAAGAAGTACAACAAGATCGAAGGCAATGGGCGGCTTGCGGTGCTCGGCGCATTGATGCGCCGCGTGCTCGAAATCAAGAGCGAGGATTCGGAGATCGCGCTGCGGCACGTCTTCGCCATCCGCTATCCCGAGCGCGTGCAGGATGCCGCATACAACCGCAATCGCGCCGCGCGCATCAATACGCTCGTGCGCCGCAACCTGTCGGCCGATATGTGCGTGAAGATGCTGCTCAAGCCGCTCGAGCTTCCCGCGCGTATTCAGCCGGGCGTGCACTATCCGCTCGCCAAGCTTACGCAGCACGTCTTCTTTCGTTGA
- a CDS encoding DEAD/DEAH box helicase yields the protein MSFDSLGLSEPLVRAIRELGYTSPTPIQLQAIPAVLNGGDLLAGAQTGTGKTAGFTLPLLERLAKSQGAGHSAKRAVRALILTPTRELAAQVEDSVRAYGKYTKLKSAVLFGGVGIQPQIEALKRGVDIVVATPGRLLDHMQQKTIDVSHLEILVLDEADRMLDMGFIHDIKRVLAKLPPKRQNLLFSATFSDEIKALADSLLNSPALIEVARRNTTAELVSQKIYPVDRERKRELLTHLVRQHNWFQVLVFTRTKHGANRLAEQLTKDGISALAIHGNKSQSARTRALAEFKDGTLQVLVATDIAARGIDIDQLPHVVNYDLPNVPEDYVHRIGRTGRAGASGEAVSLVCVDERQLLKDIEKLIKRTIPQEVIPGFEPDPDAKPEPIQQRRGRGGAARPAPAQSQAPARGQKTAATPERRQQKAGASATEKPRASTPRPQQQAKAQGTPAKTGGAAQPNARQRPSGAGGAGKPGGAGKPGGAGKSGGGTGKQSATQRTDGNGARKHARDPGALLGGNSRRPGAPTSR from the coding sequence ATGTCCTTTGACTCCCTTGGCTTGTCGGAACCCCTCGTACGGGCCATTCGCGAACTCGGCTATACCTCGCCGACCCCGATTCAACTACAGGCGATTCCGGCCGTACTGAACGGGGGCGATCTGCTCGCCGGCGCGCAGACGGGCACCGGCAAGACGGCCGGCTTCACGCTGCCCCTGCTCGAGCGTCTCGCGAAATCGCAAGGCGCGGGCCATTCCGCCAAACGCGCCGTGCGCGCACTGATCCTGACCCCGACGCGCGAACTCGCCGCACAGGTCGAAGACAGCGTGCGTGCCTATGGCAAATACACGAAGCTGAAGTCCGCCGTGCTTTTCGGCGGCGTGGGCATCCAGCCGCAAATCGAGGCGCTCAAGCGCGGTGTCGATATCGTCGTCGCCACGCCGGGGCGTTTGCTCGACCATATGCAGCAAAAGACGATCGACGTCTCGCACCTCGAGATCCTCGTGCTCGACGAAGCGGACCGGATGCTCGACATGGGCTTCATCCACGACATCAAGCGGGTACTCGCCAAACTGCCGCCGAAGCGGCAAAACCTGCTGTTTTCGGCCACTTTCTCCGATGAGATCAAGGCACTCGCCGACAGCCTGCTCAACTCGCCGGCCCTCATCGAAGTGGCCCGTCGCAATACCACGGCCGAATTGGTCTCGCAAAAGATTTATCCGGTCGACCGCGAGCGCAAGCGCGAGCTGCTGACGCATCTGGTCCGGCAGCACAACTGGTTTCAGGTGCTGGTGTTCACGCGCACGAAGCACGGCGCGAACCGGCTCGCCGAGCAACTGACGAAAGACGGCATCAGCGCGCTGGCGATTCACGGCAACAAGAGCCAGTCGGCCCGCACTCGCGCCTTGGCCGAGTTCAAGGACGGCACGCTACAGGTGCTCGTCGCGACCGACATTGCCGCGCGCGGCATCGACATCGACCAGTTGCCGCACGTCGTCAACTACGATCTGCCGAACGTGCCCGAGGATTACGTGCATCGGATCGGCCGTACGGGCCGCGCCGGCGCATCGGGTGAGGCGGTGTCGCTCGTGTGCGTCGACGAACGGCAACTGCTGAAGGACATCGAAAAGCTGATCAAGCGCACGATTCCGCAGGAAGTCATTCCGGGCTTCGAGCCCGATCCCGATGCGAAGCCCGAGCCGATCCAGCAGCGTCGTGGACGCGGCGGCGCGGCGCGCCCGGCTCCGGCGCAGAGCCAAGCCCCGGCGCGCGGCCAGAAGACGGCCGCCACGCCAGAGCGCCGGCAGCAAAAGGCAGGTGCAAGTGCAACGGAGAAGCCTCGCGCATCGACGCCCCGCCCGCAGCAACAAGCAAAGGCGCAAGGCACCCCCGCCAAGACAGGCGGCGCGGCGCAGCCCAACGCACGCCAGCGCCCGAGCGGCGCGGGCGGCGCGGGAAAACCCGGTGGCGCGGGAAAACCCGGCGGCGCAGGCAAATCCGGCGGAGGTACGGGCAAGCAATCGGCAACGCAGCGGACGGACGGCAATGGCGCACGCAAGCACGCGCGCGATCCCGGTGCGCTGCTCGGCGGCAACAGCCGCCGTCCTGGCGCGCCGACGAGCCGCTGA
- a CDS encoding cytochrome c yields the protein MKRKSLFALSAVVLAAAALGSVLWSGSDNLHNGTAQAATPADQAALIKRGEYLARAGDCIACHTVRGGKQFAGGLPMATPFGTLYTPNITPDDQYGIGKWSSDDFYRAMHTGRSKDGSLLYPAFPFTSYTKVTREDSDAIYAYLRSVAPVSVPSRPHELRFPFNNRNLLIGWRTLFFREGAYKDDPTKSVEWNRGAYLVEGLGHCSMCHTSINLMGGPVNSAAFAGGLIPLQNWYAPSLTSNKEAGLGDWEIKDIADLLKNGVSERGAVFGPMAEVVHNSLQYLSDDDVRAMATYLKTIPQKSEAPETMQYETSQKFGGELFEQGKKIYVDKCATCHAENGLGKPPAYPPLANNQSIQMPSAVNPIRMVLNGGYPPSTTVNPKPYGMPPFAQALSNQEVAAVVTYVRQSWGNHGSAVSPQQVSDLRSAPLD from the coding sequence ATGAAACGCAAGTCCCTGTTCGCGTTGTCGGCTGTCGTGCTCGCGGCCGCGGCGCTCGGCTCGGTCCTCTGGTCTGGCTCCGACAACCTGCACAACGGCACGGCACAGGCTGCCACGCCGGCCGATCAGGCCGCGCTCATCAAGCGCGGCGAATATCTGGCCCGCGCCGGCGACTGTATCGCCTGCCACACGGTGCGCGGCGGCAAGCAGTTCGCCGGTGGCCTGCCGATGGCAACGCCGTTCGGCACGCTCTACACGCCCAACATCACGCCCGACGATCAGTACGGCATCGGCAAGTGGTCGTCCGACGACTTCTACCGCGCGATGCACACGGGCCGCTCGAAAGACGGCAGCCTGCTCTATCCGGCCTTCCCGTTCACGAGCTACACGAAGGTCACGCGCGAGGATTCGGACGCGATCTACGCCTACCTGCGCTCGGTGGCGCCGGTGTCGGTGCCGAGCCGTCCGCACGAGCTGCGCTTCCCGTTCAATAACCGCAACCTGCTGATCGGCTGGCGCACGCTGTTCTTCCGCGAGGGCGCGTACAAGGACGACCCGACGAAATCGGTCGAGTGGAACCGCGGCGCCTATCTCGTGGAAGGTCTTGGCCACTGCTCGATGTGCCACACCTCGATCAACCTGATGGGCGGCCCGGTCAATTCGGCGGCGTTCGCGGGCGGTCTCATCCCGCTGCAGAACTGGTACGCACCGTCGCTGACATCCAACAAGGAAGCGGGCCTCGGCGATTGGGAAATCAAGGATATCGCCGATCTGCTGAAGAACGGCGTGTCCGAACGCGGTGCGGTATTCGGTCCGATGGCGGAAGTGGTCCACAACAGCCTACAATACCTGTCGGACGACGACGTGCGCGCGATGGCCACGTACCTGAAGACGATTCCGCAAAAGAGCGAAGCCCCCGAGACGATGCAGTACGAAACGTCGCAGAAGTTCGGTGGCGAGCTCTTCGAGCAGGGCAAGAAAATCTATGTCGACAAGTGCGCGACCTGCCACGCCGAAAACGGCCTCGGCAAGCCGCCGGCGTATCCGCCGCTCGCGAACAACCAGTCGATTCAGATGCCCTCGGCGGTAAACCCGATCCGCATGGTGCTGAATGGCGGTTATCCGCCGAGCACGACGGTCAATCCGAAGCCCTACGGTATGCCGCCGTTCGCGCAGGCGCTGTCGAACCAGGAAGTGGCCGCTGTCGTGACGTACGTGCGTCAATCGTGGGGCAACCACGGTTCGGCCGTCTCGCCGCAGCAAGTGAGCGATCTGCGTTCGGCGCCGCTCGATTAA
- a CDS encoding c-type cytochrome — translation MELRVSSRRIFRPLLALLLIGGAGVASSAQAQPQPKAPDTMEARVQGCTACHGSHGQGTDNDYFPRLAGKPAEYLFNQLQNFREGRRKYPPMNYLVTYLSDEYLHEIADWFSKQRPPYPEPTKATVSPDTLARGKALVLQGDASKNVPACVACHGKALTGMDPAIPGLVGLHQDYISAQLGAWRTGTRHAKAPDCMHDIASRLTDEDVNAAAAWLATQRAPQNPVPAPARSMKTPLACGSEPQ, via the coding sequence ATGGAGTTACGCGTGTCTTCAAGACGCATTTTCCGCCCGCTACTCGCCCTTCTGTTGATTGGCGGTGCCGGCGTCGCAAGTAGCGCGCAAGCGCAACCCCAGCCCAAGGCCCCCGATACGATGGAAGCGCGCGTGCAAGGCTGCACCGCGTGTCACGGCAGCCACGGCCAGGGTACGGACAACGACTACTTCCCGCGCCTGGCGGGCAAGCCGGCCGAGTATCTGTTCAACCAGCTGCAGAATTTCCGCGAGGGCCGGCGCAAGTATCCGCCGATGAACTACCTCGTGACCTATCTCTCGGATGAATATCTGCACGAGATCGCAGACTGGTTCTCGAAACAGCGCCCGCCGTACCCGGAACCCACGAAGGCCACGGTTTCGCCCGATACCCTCGCGCGCGGCAAGGCGCTCGTACTGCAAGGCGACGCCTCGAAGAACGTGCCGGCCTGCGTAGCCTGCCACGGCAAGGCGCTGACGGGCATGGACCCGGCCATCCCGGGCCTCGTGGGGCTGCACCAGGATTACATCAGCGCGCAGCTCGGCGCATGGCGCACGGGCACCCGGCACGCGAAGGCGCCCGATTGCATGCACGACATCGCATCGCGGCTCACCGACGAAGACGTGAACGCCGCAGCGGCCTGGCTCGCGACGCAGCGCGCCCCGCAAAACCCCGTTCCGGCTCCGGCCCGCTCGATGAAGACTCCGCTTGCCTGCGGCAGCGAACCGCAATAA
- a CDS encoding CopD family protein, with protein sequence MNIDGLLIGQAALAALMSVAFALALGSATFARWLSMDGAQAPAAASHAAWARARASIVAAAFALVLADGGWLLYEAASMSGSDLFGALAVLPDVIGQTHTGHAWAVAFGGSALMLVTALLYRGGRLGQTMLWVAAAVIGAGTASLGHAADAGVFSLVSAMQFVHVLSTAFWGGIVLAGGFVVLPALDASVTRTALLRLADRVSGAALAAFLLVVVSGVFAAYSGLGGDAGALRTTTWGHVLTLKLALVLLAVVLGGLNRILALPRLRRTASTMDAHTFVNIVHLEAYVMVAVFVAAAALAQCPPAG encoded by the coding sequence ATGAACATCGACGGACTGCTGATCGGACAGGCTGCGCTCGCCGCGTTGATGAGCGTGGCTTTCGCGTTGGCACTCGGCTCCGCGACGTTTGCGCGCTGGCTGAGCATGGACGGCGCCCAGGCGCCCGCCGCGGCGTCTCATGCGGCCTGGGCGCGCGCTCGGGCGTCGATCGTGGCCGCGGCGTTCGCGCTCGTGCTGGCCGATGGTGGCTGGCTTCTGTATGAAGCGGCATCGATGAGCGGCTCCGACCTTTTCGGTGCGCTGGCGGTCCTGCCCGACGTCATCGGGCAGACCCACACCGGCCACGCGTGGGCTGTCGCGTTCGGCGGCTCCGCGCTGATGCTCGTGACGGCACTGCTTTACCGCGGCGGCCGGCTCGGCCAAACCATGCTCTGGGTCGCGGCCGCCGTGATCGGCGCGGGCACCGCCTCGCTTGGCCATGCGGCCGATGCGGGCGTGTTCTCGCTCGTCTCGGCAATGCAGTTCGTCCATGTGCTGTCCACCGCGTTCTGGGGCGGCATCGTGCTGGCCGGCGGTTTCGTCGTGCTGCCGGCCCTCGACGCCTCGGTCACGCGCACCGCGCTGCTCCGCCTGGCCGACCGCGTGTCCGGGGCGGCCCTCGCCGCGTTTCTTCTCGTTGTGGTGTCCGGCGTGTTCGCCGCTTATTCGGGGCTCGGCGGCGACGCCGGTGCGCTGCGCACGACCACCTGGGGGCATGTGCTCACGCTCAAGCTCGCGCTCGTATTGCTTGCCGTCGTGCTCGGCGGGCTGAACCGGATCTTGGCGCTGCCGCGCCTGCGGCGCACCGCTTCCACGATGGACGCCCACACGTTCGTCAACATCGTGCATCTGGAGGCGTATGTGATGGTGGCGGTGTTCGTCGCGGCGGCGGCACTCGCGCAGTGCCCGCCTGCGGGTTGA
- the dgoD gene encoding galactonate dehydratase: MKITKLETFVVPPRWTFVKIETDAGIVGWGEPVVEGRAHTVETAVHELADYLIGKDPLAIEDHWQVMYRAGFYRGGPISMSAIAGIDQALWDIKGKHHGVPVHALLGGQVRDRIKVYSWIGGDRPSDVANNARAVVERGFKALKMNGSEEVQIVDTYDKVERVIANVAAVRDAVGPHVGIGVDFHGRIHKPMAKVLAKELDPYKLLFIEEPVLSENAEALRDIVNQTNTPIALGERLYSRWDFKQILAGGYVDILQPDASHAGGISECRKIATMAEAYDVAIALHCPLGPIALAACLQIDAVSYNAFIQEQSLGIHYNQGNDLLDYIRNPEVFKYEDGFVSIPQGPGLGIDVDEEKVREMAKVGHRWRNPVWRHEDGSVAEW; the protein is encoded by the coding sequence ATGAAGATCACCAAGCTTGAAACGTTCGTTGTCCCGCCGCGCTGGACGTTCGTCAAGATCGAGACCGATGCCGGTATCGTCGGCTGGGGCGAGCCCGTCGTCGAGGGGCGTGCGCACACGGTGGAGACGGCCGTGCACGAGCTGGCCGACTACCTGATCGGCAAGGACCCGCTCGCCATCGAGGACCACTGGCAGGTCATGTACCGCGCGGGCTTCTACCGCGGCGGCCCGATTTCGATGAGCGCAATTGCCGGCATCGACCAGGCGCTGTGGGACATCAAGGGCAAGCATCATGGCGTGCCCGTGCACGCATTGCTGGGCGGGCAGGTGCGCGATCGCATCAAGGTGTACTCGTGGATCGGCGGCGATCGCCCGAGCGATGTCGCGAACAACGCACGGGCCGTCGTCGAACGCGGCTTCAAGGCGCTCAAGATGAACGGCTCGGAAGAAGTGCAGATCGTCGATACATACGACAAGGTCGAGCGTGTCATCGCGAACGTTGCCGCCGTGCGCGACGCTGTCGGGCCGCACGTGGGCATCGGCGTGGATTTCCACGGGCGCATCCACAAGCCGATGGCCAAGGTGCTCGCCAAGGAACTCGATCCCTACAAGCTGCTGTTCATCGAGGAGCCCGTGCTCTCGGAGAACGCGGAAGCGCTGCGCGACATCGTCAACCAGACGAACACGCCGATCGCCCTCGGCGAGCGACTTTACTCGCGCTGGGACTTCAAGCAGATCCTCGCGGGCGGCTACGTCGATATTCTCCAGCCCGACGCGTCGCACGCGGGCGGTATCAGCGAATGCCGCAAGATTGCGACGATGGCCGAAGCGTACGACGTTGCCATCGCGCTGCACTGCCCGCTCGGGCCGATCGCGCTCGCGGCGTGCCTGCAGATCGACGCCGTGAGCTACAACGCGTTCATCCAGGAACAAAGCCTCGGCATTCACTACAACCAGGGCAATGACCTGCTCGACTACATCCGCAACCCCGAAGTCTTCAAATACGAAGACGGTTTCGTGAGCATTCCGCAGGGCCCCGGCCTCGGGATCGACGTGGACGAGGAGAAGGTGCGCGAAATGGCGAAGGTCGGCCATCGCTGGCGCAATCCGGTCTGGCGGCACGAGGACGGCAGCGTCGCCGAATGGTGA
- a CDS encoding FadR/GntR family transcriptional regulator: MIQRDLHGRVTYQLATGILRGEYAPESILPREAELMERFGVSRTVLREALRTLTSKGLVESRPKVGTRVRPRRAWNLLDADLLEWYSLVAPPLAFALKLQEVREMVEPYAAELAARAHTNETMAALESAHGAMVAARNVDEWVRADLLFHLGILAACSNELLMPLGPLIERTLEAQLLLNAKRAEIFNASLAEHTAVFEAIRARDGEGARAAMAGLLGVTRKRIEG; this comes from the coding sequence ATCATTCAGCGCGATCTGCACGGGCGGGTGACCTATCAGCTGGCAACAGGTATTTTGCGCGGCGAGTACGCGCCCGAATCGATCCTGCCGCGCGAGGCCGAGTTGATGGAGCGGTTCGGCGTGAGCCGTACCGTGCTGCGCGAGGCGCTGCGCACGCTCACTTCCAAAGGGCTCGTCGAATCGCGCCCGAAGGTCGGCACGCGGGTGCGGCCGCGCCGTGCCTGGAATCTGCTCGATGCCGACCTGCTCGAATGGTATTCCCTGGTGGCGCCTCCGCTCGCGTTTGCGCTGAAGTTGCAGGAGGTGCGCGAGATGGTCGAGCCGTATGCGGCCGAACTCGCGGCGCGCGCGCATACGAACGAGACGATGGCCGCGCTCGAGAGCGCGCATGGGGCAATGGTCGCGGCGCGCAATGTCGACGAATGGGTGAGGGCGGACCTGCTTTTCCACCTCGGCATCCTGGCGGCATGCAGCAATGAATTGCTGATGCCGCTCGGACCGCTGATCGAGCGCACGCTCGAGGCCCAACTGCTGCTCAACGCCAAGCGGGCCGAGATATTCAATGCGTCGCTCGCCGAGCACACGGCCGTATTCGAGGCGATACGCGCACGCGACGGCGAGGGCGCGCGCGCGGCGATGGCGGGCCTGCTCGGCGTCACGCGTAAGCGGATCGAGGGCTGA
- a CDS encoding DUF6496 domain-containing protein has product MPLRKGTSREDISKNVKTEMKHGKSQKQSVAIALNQARKHGAKIPKKHDR; this is encoded by the coding sequence ATGCCACTACGTAAAGGCACGTCCCGCGAGGACATATCGAAGAACGTCAAGACCGAAATGAAGCACGGGAAGTCGCAGAAGCAGTCCGTGGCGATCGCGCTGAATCAGGCGCGCAAGCACGGCGCGAAGATCCCGAAGAAGCACGACCGTTGA
- the phnS gene encoding 2-aminoethylphosphonate ABC transporter substrate-binding protein, whose product MRKDFRRAARGVARALAALSAFVALQAVVTAPAHAAGAVVLYTADGLENLYRDVLPAFEKKEGVKVNIVTAGSGEVVNRATIEKDAPKADVIVTLPPFIQQAQQTGLLQAYASPNYANVPAIAKAKDGMWATFVNNYFSFAVNPEVVKHEPKTFADLLHPDYTGKIAYSNPATAGDGMAVIILTTSLMGEDKAFDYLKKLEQSAKFHTKGTGYLDVLLSRNEIAVANGDLQMDLDDAANGGLSLKPIFLAAEAGSTPTTFQLPYAIGLVKNGPNQAAGRKLIDYLMSSEVQAKVPDVFGIPGRTDVPLAGRNGDAVKRAISGVRLIPVDWNQVMTKKADWTARWKRDVIGSSGKETELVKPKQ is encoded by the coding sequence ATGAGAAAGGATTTCCGGCGCGCAGCACGCGGCGTCGCGCGCGCACTCGCCGCGCTGAGCGCGTTCGTTGCGCTGCAGGCCGTGGTCACTGCCCCGGCCCACGCCGCCGGCGCCGTCGTGCTTTATACCGCCGACGGTCTGGAGAATCTATACCGCGACGTGCTGCCCGCGTTCGAGAAGAAAGAGGGCGTCAAGGTCAACATCGTGACGGCCGGCAGTGGCGAAGTCGTCAACCGGGCGACGATCGAAAAGGACGCCCCGAAAGCGGACGTGATCGTGACGCTGCCGCCATTCATTCAGCAGGCGCAGCAAACGGGTCTGTTGCAAGCCTATGCGAGCCCGAACTACGCCAACGTTCCGGCGATAGCGAAAGCGAAGGATGGGATGTGGGCGACCTTCGTCAACAACTATTTCTCGTTCGCAGTCAATCCGGAAGTCGTCAAGCACGAGCCGAAGACATTCGCGGACCTGCTGCATCCTGACTATACCGGCAAGATCGCTTATTCGAATCCGGCCACGGCGGGCGACGGCATGGCCGTCATCATTCTCACCACGTCGCTCATGGGCGAGGACAAGGCGTTCGACTATCTGAAAAAGCTCGAGCAGAGTGCGAAGTTCCATACGAAGGGAACGGGCTATCTCGACGTGCTGCTCTCTCGCAACGAAATCGCGGTCGCGAACGGCGACCTGCAGATGGACCTCGACGACGCAGCCAATGGCGGCCTTTCGCTCAAGCCGATCTTCCTCGCGGCGGAGGCGGGTAGCACGCCTACGACGTTTCAACTGCCGTATGCGATCGGTCTCGTCAAGAACGGACCGAATCAGGCTGCCGGCCGAAAGCTGATCGATTATTTGATGTCGAGCGAGGTGCAGGCGAAGGTGCCGGACGTCTTCGGCATTCCCGGGCGTACCGACGTCCCGCTCGCCGGCCGCAATGGCGACGCTGTAAAACGCGCAATCTCCGGCGTCAGGCTGATCCCGGTCGACTGGAACCAGGTGATGACGAAAAAAGCCGATTGGACCGCCCGTTGGAAGCGCGATGTGATCGGCTCGTCCGGCAAAGAGACGGAACTCGTCAAGCCCAAGCAGTGA
- a CDS encoding ATP-binding cassette domain-containing protein, whose amino-acid sequence MALALQPADTQVPAGVDIAHLSVRFAERAVLDDLSLSIGRGEFMTVLGRSGCGKTTLLRYIAGFVDERAAAGRLRIGGRDMTGVAPHKRNLGLLFQSYALFPHLSVFENVAFGLRARRVGTAEIARRVTEALMLVQLGDAGHVMPAELSGGMQQRVALARALVIEPDVLLLDEPLSALDANLRASVRSELKALHERLPGLTIVCVTHDQDDALVLSDRTLLLREGRIAQLGTPQSLYDAPRDAFVARYLGPANLLPPRVAFALGDARYGERERLACLRPEQLQIVPLGDGHLHGTIAAVDWYGAALSVSVVLDAMPEEPVLVTTQRARGMVPEKGARISLRYEADHVPLVSL is encoded by the coding sequence ATGGCGCTGGCGCTGCAACCGGCGGACACGCAGGTGCCCGCGGGCGTCGACATCGCCCATCTGAGCGTGCGCTTCGCCGAGCGAGCGGTGCTCGACGACCTCTCGCTCTCGATCGGGCGCGGCGAATTCATGACCGTGCTCGGCCGCAGCGGGTGCGGCAAGACCACGCTGCTGCGCTACATCGCCGGGTTCGTGGACGAGCGGGCGGCAGCGGGCCGGCTGCGCATCGGCGGGCGGGATATGACGGGCGTCGCGCCGCACAAGCGCAATCTCGGGCTCCTCTTTCAGAGCTATGCGCTCTTTCCGCATCTGAGCGTGTTCGAAAACGTGGCCTTCGGCCTGCGTGCGCGACGCGTCGGCACGGCAGAGATCGCGCGCCGCGTGACCGAGGCACTGATGCTCGTGCAACTCGGCGATGCGGGGCACGTCATGCCGGCCGAACTGTCGGGCGGCATGCAGCAGCGCGTCGCGCTCGCGCGGGCGCTCGTCATCGAGCCCGATGTGCTGCTGCTCGATGAGCCGCTTTCCGCGCTCGACGCCAATCTGCGCGCGTCCGTACGCTCCGAACTCAAGGCGCTGCACGAGCGGCTGCCAGGGCTCACGATCGTTTGCGTGACGCACGATCAGGACGACGCGCTCGTGCTTTCGGATCGCACGCTGTTGCTGCGCGAGGGGCGCATCGCGCAGTTGGGCACGCCCCAGTCGCTCTACGACGCACCCCGCGACGCATTCGTCGCGCGCTATCTGGGCCCCGCCAATCTGCTCCCGCCGCGCGTTGCGTTCGCACTCGGCGACGCGCGCTATGGCGAGCGCGAGCGGCTCGCCTGCCTGCGCCCGGAGCAGTTGCAGATCGTGCCGCTTGGCGATGGCCATCTGCACGGCACGATCGCCGCCGTCGACTGGTACGGCGCCGCGTTGTCGGTGTCGGTCGTGCTCGATGCGATGCCCGAGGAGCCCGTGCTCGTCACGACGCAGCGCGCTCGGGGCATGGTCCCGGAAAAAGGCGCGCGCATTTCGCTGCGCTACGAGGCCGATCATGTCCCGCTCGTTTCCCTCTGA
- a CDS encoding 2-aminoethylphosphonate ABC transporter permease subunit, which produces MPAGEGAGLAGQTQAGRRGQRLAGRLSGRRSDRLSDWQLWFLLVFVLGPLVVYPLARLVQLSLSDAHGFTLHPYFAFFSNPESRGVVATTLGILFASAGIASLLGVALAALLFFRPFPGARLVTRFLELFVAFPSFLVAFTLIFLYGSQGSVSIALQRLFHLDAPPLNFLFGAGGVILAEVVFYAPFVVRPTLVSFSLIDVRLVEAARSLGAGRLMVACRVILPLAWPGIAAGTILCFLMTLNEFGILLVLGSAHLVTLPVAIYSAATVDLDMPTAAAGAVVMLTMSLALFGLYRRVNRRVDRLPGARR; this is translated from the coding sequence ATGCCCGCGGGCGAGGGCGCCGGTCTGGCCGGGCAAACCCAGGCGGGCCGCCGCGGCCAGCGGCTCGCCGGTCGGCTTTCCGGCCGCCGCTCCGACCGCCTCTCCGACTGGCAGCTCTGGTTCCTGCTGGTTTTCGTGCTGGGCCCGCTCGTCGTTTACCCGCTCGCGCGGCTCGTCCAGCTCAGCCTGAGCGATGCGCACGGCTTCACGCTGCATCCTTACTTCGCATTTTTCTCGAACCCGGAAAGCCGCGGTGTCGTCGCGACGACTCTCGGAATTCTCTTCGCCAGCGCCGGTATCGCTTCTCTGCTCGGCGTCGCGCTCGCCGCGCTGCTGTTTTTCCGCCCGTTTCCCGGGGCACGCCTCGTTACGCGCTTTCTCGAGCTGTTCGTCGCTTTCCCGTCGTTCCTCGTCGCCTTCACGCTGATTTTTCTCTACGGCTCGCAAGGCTCGGTGAGCATCGCTTTGCAACGGCTCTTCCATCTCGATGCGCCGCCGCTCAATTTCCTTTTCGGTGCGGGCGGCGTGATTCTGGCCGAGGTCGTTTTCTATGCGCCGTTCGTCGTTCGGCCCACGCTCGTCTCGTTTTCGCTCATCGACGTGCGTCTCGTGGAAGCGGCGCGCAGCCTCGGCGCGGGCAGACTGATGGTCGCCTGCCGCGTGATCTTGCCTCTTGCCTGGCCCGGCATCGCGGCCGGCACGATCCTCTGCTTTCTGATGACGCTCAACGAGTTCGGCATCTTGCTCGTGCTCGGCAGCGCGCATCTGGTGACGCTGCCCGTTGCCATCTACAGCGCCGCGACCGTCGACCTCGACATGCCCACGGCCGCCGCCGGTGCGGTCGTCATGCTGACGATGTCGCTCGCGCTCTTTGGTCTGTACCGGCGCGTCAATCGCCGGGTGGACCGTCTTCCAGGGGCGCGCCGATGA